One region of Eubalaena glacialis isolate mEubGla1 chromosome 6, mEubGla1.1.hap2.+ XY, whole genome shotgun sequence genomic DNA includes:
- the TMEM39A gene encoding transmembrane protein 39A, whose product MPGGRRGPSRQQLSRSALPSLQTLVGGGCGNGTGLRNRNGSAIGLPVPPITALITPGPVRHCQIPDLPVDGSLLFEFLFFIYLLVALFIQYINIYKTVWWYPYNHPASCTSLNFHLIDYHLAAFITVMLARRLVWALISEATKAGAASMIHYMVLISARLVLLTLCGWVLCWTLVNLFRSHSVLNLLFLGYPFGVYVPLCCFHQDSRAHLLLADYNYMVQHQAVEEGASTVGGLAKSKDFLSLLLESLKEQFNNATPIPSHSCPLSPDLIRNEVECLKADFNHRIKEVLFNSLFSAYYVAFLPLCFVKSTQYYDMRWSCEHLIMVWINAFVMLTTQLLPSKYCDLLHKSAAHLGKWQKLEHGSYSNAPQHIWSENTIWPQGVLVRHSRCLYRAMGPYNVAVPSDVSHARFYFLFHRPLRLLNLLILIEGSVVFYQLYSLLRSEKWNHTLSMALILFCNYYVLFKLLRDRIVLGRAYSYPLNNYELKAN is encoded by the exons ATGCCCGGTGGAAGGAGGGGCCCTAGTCGGCAGCAGCTAAGCCGTTCAGCTTTACCTTCTTTGCAAACTTTGGTTGGTGGGGGCTGTGGCAATGGAACAGGCCTGAGAAACag gaATGGTAGTGCTATTGGCCTTCCGGTCCCACCTATCACAGCCTTAATCACCCCAGGTCCTGTTCGTCATTGCCAGATTCCTGATTTGCCTGTGGATGGGAGCCTGCTCTTtgaatttctctttttcatctACTTGCTGGTTGCTCTGTTCATTCAGTACATCAACATCTATAAAACAGTGTGGTGGTATCCTTATAATCATCCTGCCTCTTGTACTTCATTG AATTTTCATCTCATTGATTACCACCTGGCAGCATTCATCACAGTGATGCTTGCGAGGAGGCTTGTATGGGCCCTCATCTCAGAG GCCACTAAGGCGGGTGCAGCATCAATGATTCACTACATGGTTCTCATATCAGCTCGCTTGGTGCTACTTACTTTGTGTGGATGGGTACTTTGTTGGACCCTGGTCAATCTCTTCCGAAGCCATTCAGTCCTCAATCTCCTTTTCCTTGGCTACCC GTTTGGTGTTTATGTTCCTCTCTGCTGTTTCCACCAAGATAGTAGAGCTCATCTTCTTCTTGCAGACTATAACTACATGGTTCAGCACCAGGCGGTAGAGGAAGGTGCCTCGACTGTGGGTGGCTTGGCCAAGTCCAAAGACTTCCTCTCCTTATTGCTGGAGTCTCTAAAAGAACAGTTTAATAATGCCACACCCATCcccagccacagctgccccctgtcTCCAGACCTCATTCGCAATGAAGTAGAATGTCTGAAAGCAGATTTCAACCACAGAATCAAGGAAGTTCTCTTCAACTCTCTCTTCAGTGCCTACTATGTTGCATTTCTCCCCCTGTGTTTTGTGAAG AGTACCCAGTACTATGACATGCGCTGGTCATGTGAGCACCTCATTATGGTGTGGATCAATGCTTTTGTCATGCTCACCACACAACTGCTGCCATCCAAATACTGTGATTTGCTACATAAATCAGCTGCTCACCTGGGCAAGTGGCAGAAGCTTGAACATGGGTCCTACAGCAATGCTCCACAGCACAT TTGGTCAGAAAATACAATATGGCCTCAAGGGGTGCTGGTGCGACACAGCAGGTGCTTATATAGAGCCATGGGGCCTTACAACGTGGCGGTGCCTTCAGACGTATCCCATGCCCGCTTTTAT TTCCTGTTTCATCGTCCATTAAGGCTGTTAAATCTGCTTATCCTTATTGAGGGCAGTGTTGTCTTCTACCAGCTCTATTCCTTGCTGCGGTCGGAGAAGTGGAACCATACACTTTCCATGGCTCTCATCCTCTTCTGCAACTACTATGTTTTATTTAAGCTCCTCCGGGACAGAATAGTATTAGGCAGGGCATACTCCTATCCACTCAATAATTATGAACTCAAGGCAAACTAA